In Mycteria americana isolate JAX WOST 10 ecotype Jacksonville Zoo and Gardens chromosome 5, USCA_MyAme_1.0, whole genome shotgun sequence, one DNA window encodes the following:
- the RPL27A gene encoding large ribosomal subunit protein uL15, whose amino-acid sequence MPSRLRKTRKLRGHVSHGHGRVGKHRKHPGGRGNAGGMHHHRINFDKYHPGYFGKVGMRHYHLKRNQKFCPTVNLDKLWTLVSEQTRLNYAKNEAGLAPVIDVVRSGYYKVLGKGKLPKQPVIVKAKFFSRRAEEKIKEVGGACVLVA is encoded by the exons ATG CCTTCCAGACTAAGGAAGACCCGGAAGCTGAGAGGACACGTTAGCCACGGCCACGGCCGCGTCG gcaAACACAGGAAACATCCTGGAGGGCGTGGTAATGCTGGTGGTATGCACCATCACAGGATTAACTTTGATAAATA TCACCCTGGCTACTTTGGAAAAGTAGGCATGAGACACTATCACTTGAAGAGAAACCAAAAGTTCTGTCCTACTGTCAATTTGGATAAACTATGGACGCTTGTCAGTGAACAGACAAGGCTCAATTACGCAAAAAACGAGGCTGGACTGGCCCCAGTCATTGATGTTGTGCGCTCA gGCTACTACAAAGTCCTGGGCAAGGGGAAGCTGCCCAAGCAGCCTGTAATTGTGAAAGCAAAGTTCTTCAGTagaagagcagaggagaagatcAAAGAAGTTGGTGGTGCCTGTGTGCTTGTGGCATAA